The genomic segment AGGTCGTCGACATCCCCGAGACGGTCGACATCCCGCCGCCCCCGCAGGAGCTTCCGAAACCCCAGGTGCCGGTGGAGGCCGCGCCCGACGCGGAGGTGGAGGAGGACGTCGAGATCGCGGACACGCTGCCCCAGAGTTTCGACGAGTACGTGCCACCGCCCCCCGGTGGAGGTGGGGGAGCGGGCAACGACTTCGTGGCCTTCGACACCAAGCCCGAGATCGTGAACTTCGTGAACCCCGAGTACTCGGAGTTCGCGCGGGAGGCCGGACTGGAGGGTCTGGTGATGGTCGACGTGCTCGTCGGCACCAACGGTCGGGTGAAGGCCACGCGGATCTCCAAGAGCGTGCACCCCGTGCTCGACCAGGCGGCGATCCAGGCCGCGCAGCGCGCGACCTTCACGCCGGGCAAGCAGCGTGACATCCCGGTCGAGGTCTGGGTCACGTTGCCGTACAATTTCACGCTGTTCTAGACCGATCGGCCGGAGATCCGAATCCCTGGCTCACGCCGGCTCCCGCTCGGAGCCGGCGTGTGCGTTTCGGGCGGTGTCGGCGTCCGATCGCCGTCATCCGTCGAACCCTGTAACCCGAGCGCGTGTCCCGCGTAGAGCACAACAGTGTCCGGGCACCGAACCGGCCCGGCGGTCCCGGTGAGTCCGGGTGACCGAATCCCAAGGG from the Candidatus Krumholzibacteriia bacterium genome contains:
- a CDS encoding energy transducer TonB codes for the protein VVDIPETVDIPPPPQELPKPQVPVEAAPDAEVEEDVEIADTLPQSFDEYVPPPPGGGGGAGNDFVAFDTKPEIVNFVNPEYSEFAREAGLEGLVMVDVLVGTNGRVKATRISKSVHPVLDQAAIQAAQRATFTPGKQRDIPVEVWVTLPYNFTLF